TCATGGTATGAACCATCAAATAATTTAGCTTTAACATCAATTAATGGATAACCAGCTAATACACCGTTTTCCATTGCGTCTTTAAGACCAGCTTCAACTGATGGAATGTATTCACGAGGAACTACACCACCAACGATAGCATTTTCAAATTCAAATCCGCCACCAGTTTCGTTTGGAGTGAATTCGATTTGAACGTCACCGTATTGTCCACGACCACCTGATTGACGCGCGAATTTACCTTGAACTTGTGCAGATTGCTTAAATGTTTCACGGTAAGAAACCATTGGCGCACCTACGTTACATTCAACGTTAAATTCTTTTTTCATACGGTCAACTAAGATGTCTAAGTGAAGCTCACCCATACCACCGATGATAACTTGTCCAGTTTCTTCATCTGTATGTGCATGGAATGTTGGGTCTTCTTCTTGCAATTTAACTAAAGCTGTAGTCATTTTATCTTGGTCAGCTTTAGATTTTGGTTCAACTGATAAGTGGATAACAGGCTCTGGGAATACCATTGATTCCAAGATGATGTCATTTTTCTCACCACATAAAGTATCACCAGTTCCTGTATCTTTAAGACCTACCGCAGCAGCGATATCTCCTGAGTATACAGTGTTTAACTCTTGACGTGAGTTAGCGTGCATTTGTAATAAACGACCTACACGTTCACGTTTGTTTTTAGTAGAGTTTTTAACGTATGAACCAGATGTTAAAGTACCTGAGTAAACACGGAAGAAAGTTAATTTACCAACATAAGGGTCAGTCATAACCTTGAATGCTAATGCAGCGAATTCTGCACTGTCATCTGGTTTTGCAATAACTTCTTCATCTGGGTTTTCAGCACGGTGACCAACAATTGGTTTAACGTCTAAAGGTGATGGTAGGTAGTCAATTACAGCGTTAAGCATTAATTGAACACCTTTGTTTTTGAATGCTGTACCAACAAGTACTGGGTAGAATTCTACGTCAGTTGTTGCTTGACGGATAGCAGCTTTCAATTCATCTATAGAGATTTCTTCGTCTCCAAGATATTTTTCCATCAATTCATCGTTTGTTTCAGCAACTGCTTCAATTAAGTTAGCACGTGCTTCTTCAGCTCTGTCTTGATGGTCTGCAGGAATTTCGATTTCTTCAATTTCAGTTCCTAAGTCGTTGTTATATTTGAAACATTTCATTTCAACAAGATCGATGATAGCTTCGAACTCATCTTCCGCACCAATTGGTAATTGGATTGGTTGAGCATTAGCTTGTAAACGATCGTGAATAGTGCTTACTGAATAATCAAAGTTAGCACCTAATTTATCCATTTTGTTAACAAATACAATACGAGGTACACCGTATGTTGTTGCCTGACGCCAAACTGTTTCAGTTTGAGGTTCAACACCTGATTGAGCGTCAAGTACTGTTACAGCACCGTCAAGTACACGTAATGAACGTTCAACTTCAACAGTGAAGTCTACGTGTCCAGGAGTGTCGATAATGTTTACACGGTGGTCGTTCCATTGTGCAGTTGTTGCTGCTGATGTAATTGTGATACCACGGTCTTGCTCTTGCTCCATCCAGTCCATTTGTGAAGCACCTTCGTGAGTTTCACCAATTTTGTGGATACGGCCAGTATAGTAAAGAATACGTTCAGTCGTAGTTGTCTTACCAGCGTCGATATGAGCCATGATACCGATATTACGAGTTTTTTCTAAAGTAAAATCTCTAGCCATGTATTTTTCTCCTTCCAGTATTACTGTGAATAAATACTATAAATACGGCAATGCCCTAAGTACGAACCTTAGATAGTAAACTATCACATCGAAAAGTACTCAGGGTAAAAACTACCATCTTACCAACGATAGTGAGCAAATGCTTTGTTTGCTTCAGCCATTTTGTGAGTGTCTTCACGTTTCTTAACTGCGCCACCTGAATTGTTAGCTGCATCTAAGATTTCGTTAGCTAAACGCTCTTCCATAGTTTTTTCACCACGAAGACGAGCATAGTTAACTAACCAACGTAAACCTAGAGTAGTACGACGTTCTGGACGTACTTCTACAGGTACTTGATAGTTTGAACCACCAACACGACGAGCTTTAACTTCTAAAACTGGCATAATATTTTCGATAGCTTCTTCGAATACTTCTAATGCATCTCTACCACTACGTTCTTGTACTAGTTCAAATGCAGAATAAAGAATTCCTTGAGCTGTTCCACGTTTACCATCTAACATGATTTTGTTAATCAATTTCGTAACTAATTTTGAGTTATGAATTGGATCTGGTAATACGTCTCTTTTTGGGACTGATCCTTTACGAGGCATAATGTAAGTCCTCCCTTCCTATAATAATGATATTTATAAAGCTAAAAGTTAATTTAAAAATTAGTTTTTAGGTTTTTTAGTACCGTATAATGAACGACCTTGTCTACGTCCATCAACACCTGAAGTATCAAGCGCACCACGTA
The Staphylococcus kloosii genome window above contains:
- the rpsG gene encoding 30S ribosomal protein S7 — protein: MPRKGSVPKRDVLPDPIHNSKLVTKLINKIMLDGKRGTAQGILYSAFELVQERSGRDALEVFEEAIENIMPVLEVKARRVGGSNYQVPVEVRPERRTTLGLRWLVNYARLRGEKTMEERLANEILDAANNSGGAVKKREDTHKMAEANKAFAHYRW
- the fusA gene encoding elongation factor G codes for the protein MARDFTLEKTRNIGIMAHIDAGKTTTTERILYYTGRIHKIGETHEGASQMDWMEQEQDRGITITSAATTAQWNDHRVNIIDTPGHVDFTVEVERSLRVLDGAVTVLDAQSGVEPQTETVWRQATTYGVPRIVFVNKMDKLGANFDYSVSTIHDRLQANAQPIQLPIGAEDEFEAIIDLVEMKCFKYNNDLGTEIEEIEIPADHQDRAEEARANLIEAVAETNDELMEKYLGDEEISIDELKAAIRQATTDVEFYPVLVGTAFKNKGVQLMLNAVIDYLPSPLDVKPIVGHRAENPDEEVIAKPDDSAEFAALAFKVMTDPYVGKLTFFRVYSGTLTSGSYVKNSTKNKRERVGRLLQMHANSRQELNTVYSGDIAAAVGLKDTGTGDTLCGEKNDIILESMVFPEPVIHLSVEPKSKADQDKMTTALVKLQEEDPTFHAHTDEETGQVIIGGMGELHLDILVDRMKKEFNVECNVGAPMVSYRETFKQSAQVQGKFARQSGGRGQYGDVQIEFTPNETGGGFEFENAIVGGVVPREYIPSVEAGLKDAMENGVLAGYPLIDVKAKLFDGSYHDVDSSEMAFKIAASLALKEAAKKCDPVILEPITKVTIEMPEEYMGDIMGDVTARRGRVDGMEPRGNAQVVNAYVPLSEMFGYATSLRSNTQGRGTYTMYFDHYAEVPKSISDEIIKKNSGNKAD